The following are from one region of the Lytechinus variegatus isolate NC3 chromosome 4, Lvar_3.0, whole genome shotgun sequence genome:
- the LOC121414517 gene encoding tubulin alpha-1 chain-like, with translation MRECISIHVGQAGVQIGNACWELYCLEHGIQPDGQMPSDKTIGGGDDSFNTFFSETGAGKHVPRAVFVDLEPTVVDEVRTGTYRQLFHPEQLITGKEDAANNYARGHYTVGKELIDIVLDRVRKLADQCTGLQGFLIFHSFGGGTGSGFTSLLMERLSVDYGKKSKLEFAVYPAPQISTAVVEPYNSILTTHTTLEHSDCAFMVDNEAVYDICRRNLDIERPTYTNLNRLMAQIVSSITASLRFDGALNVDLTEFQTNLVPYPRIHFPLATYAPVISAEKAYHEQLTVAEITNACFEPANQMVKCDPRHGKYMACCLLYRGDVVPKDVNAAIATIKTKRTIQFVDWCPTGFKVGINYQPPTVVPGGDLAKVQRAVCMLSNTTAIAEAWARLDHKFDLMYAKRAFVHWYVGEGMEEGEFSEAREDLAALEKDFEEVGVDSCMEGEGEDDEQDEY, from the exons ATG CGTGAATGTATCTCCATCCACGTCGGCCAAGCCGGAGTCCAGATCGGTAATGCCTGCTGGGAGTTGTACTGCCTTGAGCACGGCATCCAGCCTGATGGTCAGATGCCCTCAGACAAGACCATCGGAGGTGGTGATGACTCCTTCAACACCTTCTTCAGTGAGACTGGAGCCGGCAAGCACGTCCCGCGTGCCGTCTTCGTCGATCTCGAGCCAACTGTAGTCG atgAGGTCCGAACCGGTACATACCGTCAGCTCTTCCACCCTGAGCAGCTGATCACCGGCAAGGAGGATGCTGCCAACAACTACGCCCGTGGTCACTACACCGTCGGAAAAGAACTGATCGATATTGTCCTTGACAGGGTTAGGAAGCTGGCTGACCAGTGCACAGGTCTCCAGGGATTCCTCATCTTTCACAGCTTCGGTGGTGGCACCGGCTCTGGCTTCACCTCTCTGTTGATGGAGCGTCTTTCCGTCGACTACGGAAAGAAGTCGAAACTTGAGTTCGCCGTCTATCCCGCTCCACAGATCTCTACCGCTGTCGTCGAACCCTACAACTCCATCCTTACAACTCACACCACCCTGGAGCACTCCGACTGTGCCTTCATGGTCGACAACGAGGCCGTCTACGATATCTGCCGTCGTAATCTCGACATCGAGCGACCTACTTACACCAACCTTAACCGTCTCATGGCCCAGATCGTCTCTTCAATCACCGCTTCCCTGCGATTCGACGGCGCCCTCAATGTCGACCTTACCGAGTTCCAGACCAACTTGGTGCCCTATCCTCGTATCCACTTTCCTCTGGCTACCTATGCCCCAGTCATCTCTGCTGAGAAGGCCTACCACGAGCAGCTGACCGTTGCCGAGATCACTAATGCCTGCTTCGAGCCAGCCAATCAGATGGTCAAATGCGACCCTCGTCACGGCAAGTACATGGCCTGCTGTCTCCTGTACCGTGGTGACGTCGTCCCCAAGGACGTCAACGCCGCAATCGCTACCATCAAGACCAAGCGTACCATCCAGTTCGTCGACTGGTGTCCAACTGGCTTCAAAGTCGGTATAAACTACCAACCACCCACCGTCGTCCCTGGTGGTGATCTTGCCAAGGTTCAGCGTGCCGTCTGCATGTTGAGCAACACCACCGCCATCGCCGAGGCTTGGGCCCGTCTCGACCACAAGTTCGATCTGATGTACGCCAAGCGTGCTTTCGTCCATTGGTACGTCGGAGAAGGTATGGAGGAAGGAGAGTTCTCTGAGGCTCGTGAGGATCTTGCTGCTCTCGAGAAGGACTTCGAGGAGGTCGGTGTCGACTCTTGCATGGAGGGAGAAGGTGAAGATGATGAACAGGATGAATATTAA